Proteins from a single region of Takifugu rubripes chromosome 4, fTakRub1.2, whole genome shotgun sequence:
- the rims1a gene encoding regulating synaptic membrane exocytosis protein 1 isoform X2, with translation MFASVGPRGGPRPPVAPTIPEPDLSHLTEDERKIIMAVLARQREEEAKDEAMLKEEKPIQARTVNLVGQKKPLQQNDVRGVQQQLSSYRETVIRQATVTASSAAHRDDAPTCGICRKTKFADGCGNLCSYCQTKFCARCGGRVSLRSNTEDKVVIWVCNNCRKQQEILTKPGDWFTGPAGKPPGLGSAVSEPSVCQVPGDKKLRSRSQAPSTTALQDPSQPGMVPGTDTRSRSEPPRDMTRGGGGAGRGESRPGQPRLQTQVSMDRDLRGESRERRESRRLTKGRSLEHDPVGTGGGVRRTEERGYHHMDHSSVPPREVGPVPPGGRGYPVAVQGRGMGVAGESGNGVRPGQRTLGGVVGPHEHSFAQKAPPPELREPSASGPGSASGQGPVVKRTKREKAESMLRNDSLSSDQSESLRPPPPRPYKSKRGLGAGGKRQTSVSSSEEEGGTTPEYSSCEDAEIDSVSERGDWECYPHDPTVWHHPGTWQPSKEGDHLIGRITLSKRSAAMPKEAGAMLGLKVVGGRITESGRLGAFITKVKKGSLADVVGHLRAGDEVLQWNGKLLPGATMKEVYDIILESQAEPQVELVVSRPIGVYRKYHDIPRIPDTSHPPLESTGSSSFESQKMDRPTVNVLSPSSPGKLQNALQLMPGRLSVKLWYDKVGHQLTVNVLQAVELPLRPDGRPRSAYVKIYFLPDRSDKSKRRTKTVKKTCEPKWNQTFVYTHVHRRDFRNHMLELTVWDQPRSPEEDSIFMGEILIELETALLDDKPHWYPLQTHDISSIPLPQPSPYLPRRHAHMDAPGKKLQRSQRLSEPEFDEGTAIVPKADGRGRDRQQEPTSTLEVPEQQRTPVHHIRSRSVSPHREQQGRIRSRPPNIPAQRSLDDELPHNRRSRSPNRYYDAARGRRQEEDYLDESEVIMIHHSMRGKSAECLHISDLQPPLDRVRSASANCLSPGIHVPSPESERKSLSYSLPRRRAASPRILIQHASPEDDRQPRTLEIPEYRAPTGKLSEGSRGHLQGGSSFSSSVAASAARRVRQLPQLPPKSSTVEQALVAEECVRQLQRKVHSNRGPAVSASSQQDLDRSLKNKQELYKDQRRSSENVSHKSSDSDVSDVSAISRTSSASRISSTSYMSIQSERPRGRFRAMRATGRHMMKSTSVSGEIYGMEHADGSQSDTALGSLGRGIKKRRSSLSQRVVAILPSRRSRSTSQLSQTEAAGKPVKRQKEASACKKSGKAGSSIQRSVETGMAVEYPRGGSAMNRQASRESTDGSMNSYSSEGNLIFSGMRLGADSQFSDFLDGLGPGQLVGRQTLATPAMGDVQIGLMDKKGQLEVEVIRARGLTPKPGSKSLPAPYVKVYLLDNGTCKAKKKTKIARKTLEPLYQQHLLFEESPQGKVLQVIVWGDYGRLDHKCFMGVAQILLEELDLSSTVIGWYKLFPPSSLVDPTLAPLTRLASQTSLDSSGPTSANRS, from the exons ATGTTCGCCTCGGTGGGCCCGCGGGGCGGCCCGCGCCCACCCGTCGCCCCGACCATCCCGGAGCCGGACCTGAGCCATCTGAcggaagatgagaggaagatCATCATGGCTGTTCTGGCTCGGCAACGTGAGGAAGAGGCGAAGGATGAGGCCATGTTAAA AGAAGAGAAGCCCATCCAAGCGAGGACGGTGAACCTTGTTGGGCAGAAGAAACCTCTGCAGCAAAATGATGTACG AGGTGTCCAGCAGCAGTTGTCCAGCTACAGGGAGACGGTGATCCGGCAAGCCACGGTGACGGCGAGCTCGGCCGCTCACCGGGACGACGCCCCGACCTGCGGCATCTGCCGCAAGACCAAGTTTGCGGACGGCTGCGGGAATCTGTGTTCGTACTGCCAGACCAAGTTCTGTGCCCGCTGTGGGGGCCGAGTCTCCCTGAGATCGAACACG GAGGACAAAGTG gTGATATGGGTATGTAATAACTGTCGAAAGCAGCAGGAGATCCTGACCAAACCGGGTGACTGGTTCACCGGTCCTGCAGGGAAACCTCCTGGCCTTGGTTCAGCCGTTAGCGAGCCATCCGTGTGCCAAGTTCCCGGAGACAAAAAGCTCCGTTCTCGCTCCCAAGCGCCCTCGACGACAGCATTGCAAGACCCCAGCCAGCCTGGAATGGTACCCGGCACTGATACCCGGTCACGTAGCGAGCCACCACGAGACAT GACTAGAggcggtggaggagcaggtcGTGGAGAGTCCAGGCCCGGTCAGCCTAGACTGCAGACCCAGGTGTCCATGGATCGGGACCTCCGAGGGGAGtccagggagaggagggaaagccGGCGGTTGACAAAGGGACGTTCTCTAGAGCACGATCCTGTTGGAACGGGAGGTGGAGTGAGACGGACAGAAGAGAGGGGCTACCACCACATGGACCACAGCAGTGTCCCTCCTCGTGAAGTAGGGCCGGTCCCTCCTGGAGGCAGGGGCTACCCTGTGGCCGTGCAGGGTCGTGGCATGGGTGTAGCAGGGGAGAGTGGGAATGGTGTACGCCCTGGTCAGAGGACACTGGGTGGGGTTGTCGGGCCACATGAACACTCATTTGCTCaaaaagctcctcctcctgaactcAGAGAGCCTTCTGCTTCAGGCCCAGGTTCAGCCTCCGGCCAAGGGCCTGTAGTGAAACGGACCAAACGGGAAAAGGCTGAGAGCATGCTTCGCAATGACTCACTAAGCTCTGATCAGTCAGAATCTCTGCGCCCACCACCACCGAGGCCCTACAAGTCAAAGCGAGGGCTGGGGGCAGGAGGGAAGAGGCAAACCAGCGTCAGTagttcagaggaggagggaggaacaaCACCCGAGTACAGCAGCTGTGAGGACGCCGAGATCGATAGTGTCAGCGAGAGag GCGACTGGGAGTGCTACCCACATGACCCCACTGTATGGCAT CACCCGGGGACATGGCAGCCGTCAAAGGAGGGAGATCATTTGATTGGACGAATCACTCTCAGCAAGAGAAGCGCCGCTATGCCAAAAGAAGCTGGAGCCATgctggggttaaag GTTGTGGGAGGCAGAATCACAGAGTCAGGGAGATTAGGTGCCTTCATCACTAAAGTCAAGAAGGGAAGCCTGGCAGATGTGGTGGGACATCTCAGAGCTG gAGATGAAGTTTTACAGTGGAACGGGAAACTGTTACCCGGAGCGACCATGAAGGAAGTTTACGATATCATCCTGGAGTCTCAAGCTGAACCTCAAGTGGAGCTGGTGGTCTCCAGACCGATTGG GGTGTATAGAAAATATCA TGATATCCCAAGAATCCCCGACACGTCCCACCCTCCGTTAGAATCTA CAGGTTCCAGTTCTTTTGAGTCCCAGAAGATGGACCGACCGACTGTAAATGTGCTGTCTCCTTCCAGCCCAGGGAAGCTCCAGAATGCTCTGCAGCTAATGCCGGGGCGACTCTCG GTGAAGCTGTGGTATGACAAAGTTGGCCACCAGCTAACCGTCAACGTGCTTCAGGCTGTAGAGCTCCCTCTGCGGCCTGACGGACGGCCCAGAAGCGCTTATGTCAAAATATACTTCCTTCCCGACCGCAG CGACAAGAGCAAACGGAGGACGAAAACAGTGAAGAAGACCTGCGAGCCCAAATGGAACCAGACGTTTGTCTACACTCACGTCCATCGCAGGGATTTCCGCAACCACATGCTGGAGCTGACTGTATGGGACCAACCCAGGTCACCAGAGGAAGACAGCATCTTCATGGGAGAG ATCCTGATAGAGTTGGAGACGGCCTTACTGGACGACAAGCCTCACTGGTATCCCCTCCAAACCCACGATATTTCATCCATACCTCTACCCCAGCCCTCCCCGTACCTCCCACGGCGACACGCGCACATGGACGCCCCTGGCAAGAAGCTGCAGC GTTCTCAGCGCCTTTCAGAGCCTGAATTTGATGAGGGTACAGCAATAGTGCCTAAAG CTGATGGGCGTGGCAGGGACAGGCAACAGGAGCCCACGTCCACCCTGGAGGTGCcggagcagcagaggacaccCGTCCACCACATACGCTCTCGCTCCGTGTCACCGCACCGCGAGCAGCAGGGACGAATCCGCTCACGCCCCCCAAACATTCCAGCCCAAAG GAGTCTGGATGACGAGCTTCCTCACAATCGTCGATCTCGTTCTCCGAATCGCTACTATGACGCAGCCAGGGGTCGTCGCCAAGAGGAAGACTACCTGGATGAAAG TGAGGTCATCATGATCCACCACTCAATGCGAGGCAAAAGTGCTGAGTGCCTTCACATCAG TGATCTGCAACCCCCCCTGGACAGGGTTAGGAGCGCTAGTGCCAACTGTCTGAGCCCAGGCATTCATGTCCCCTCACCAGAGAGTGAAAG AAAATCTTTATCCTATTCCCTGCCCCGGAGACGCGCAGCAAGTCCCAGGATTCTTATCCAGCATGCTTCCCCTGAAGATGACAG GCAGCCTCGGACTCTGGAAATACCTGAGTATCGGGCTCCGACAGGGAAACTCTCTGAGGGTAGCAG GGGCCACCTGCAAGGTGGttcatctttttcctcctcagtgGCAGCTTCTGCAGCACGCAGAGTGAGGCAACTCCCCCAGCTCCCCCCAAAGAGCAGCACTGTAGAACAAG cCTTGGTAGCAGAGGAGTGTGTTCGCCAGCTCCAGAGGAAGGTTCATTCCAATCGGGGGCCAGCTGTCAGCGCCTCAAGCCAACAGGACCTGGACCGATCCCTCAAGAACAAACAGGAG CTCTACAAAGAccagaggaggagcagtgagAATGTTTCCCATAAATCCTCAGACAGTGATGTCAGCGATGTGTCAGCCATCTCTCGAACCAGCAGTGCCTCTCGCATCAGTAGCACCAGCTACATGTCCATTCAATCGGAGAGACCCCGAGGACGCTTCAG GGCCATGCGTGCAACAGGCCGCCACATGATGAAGAGCACCAGCGTGAGCGGTGAGATCTACGGCATGGAACACGCCGACGGCAGCCAGTCGGACACGGCTCTCGGGAGTCTGGGCCGCGGCATCAAGAAGCGGCGCTCGAGCCTCAGCCAGCGCGTCGTTGCCATCCTCCCATCGAGGCGCAGCCGGAGCACGTCGCAACTCAGCCAGACAG AGGCGGCGGGTAAGCCGGTGAAGAGACAGAAAG AAGCATCTGCGTGTAAGAAGTCGGGCAAGGCTGGGAGCAGCATCCAGAGGAGCGTGGAGACGGGCATGGCGGTGGAGTATCCGCGGGGTGGCTCCGCCATGAACAGGCAGGCCAGCAGGGAGTCGACCGACGGCAGCATGAACAGCTACAGCTCTGAGGGGAA TTTGATTTTCTCAGGTATGCGTCTGGGGGCCGACAGTCAGTTCAGCGACTTCCTGGATGGTTTAGGACCGGGTCAGCTGGTCGGCCGGCAAACGCTGGCAACGCCTGCTATGG GTGATGTTCAGATCGGTTTGATGGACAAGAAAggccagctggaggtggaggtgatcAGGGCACGAGGCCTTACCCCCAAACCGGGCTCCAAATCCCTCCCAG CTCCCTATGTCAAGGTGTACCTGCTGGATAACGGTACATGTAAAGCCAAAAAGAAAACCAAGATTGCACGAAAGACCCTGGAGCCTCTCTaccagcagcacctgctctTTGAAGAGAGTCCTCAGGGGAAGGTGCTTCAG GTGATAGTGTGGGGCGACTATGGACGACTGGACCACAAATGTTTTATGGGTGTAGCACAGATTCtgttggaggagctggaccTCTCGAGCACGGTGATTGGCTGGTACAAACTGTTTCCACCGTCCTCATTGGTGGACCCTACTTTAGCGCCGCTCACACGGCTGGCGTCTCAGACGTCCTTGGACAGCTCAGGACCAACGTCGGCCAATCGGTCCTag
- the rims1a gene encoding regulating synaptic membrane exocytosis protein 1 isoform X3 yields MFASVGPRGGPRPPVAPTIPEPDLSHLTEDERKIIMAVLARQREEEAKDEAMLKEEKPIQARTVNLVGQKKPLQQNDVRGVQQQLSSYRETVIRQATVTASSAAHRDDAPTCGICRKTKFADGCGNLCSYCQTKFCARCGGRVSLRSNTVIWVCNNCRKQQEILTKPGDWFTGPAGKPPGLGSAVSEPSVCQVPGDKKLRSRSQAPSTTALQDPSQPGMVPGTDTRSRSEPPRDMTRGGGGAGRGESRPGQPRLQTQVSMDRDLRGESRERRESRRLTKGRSLEHDPVGTGGGVRRTEERGYHHMDHSSVPPREVGPVPPGGRGYPVAVQGRGMGVAGESGNGVRPGQRTLGGVVGPHEHSFAQKAPPPELREPSASGPGSASGQGPVVKRTKREKAESMLRNDSLSSDQSESLRPPPPRPYKSKRGLGAGGKRQTSVSSSEEEGGTTPEYSSCEDAEIDSVSERGDWECYPHDPTVWHHPGTWQPSKEGDHLIGRITLSKRSAAMPKEAGAMLGLKVVGGRITESGRLGAFITKVKKGSLADVVGHLRAGDEVLQWNGKLLPGATMKEVYDIILESQAEPQVELVVSRPIGVYRKYHDIPRIPDTSHPPLESTGSSSFESQKMDRPTVNVLSPSSPGKLQNALQLMPGRLSVKLWYDKVGHQLTVNVLQAVELPLRPDGRPRSAYVKIYFLPDRSDKSKRRTKTVKKTCEPKWNQTFVYTHVHRRDFRNHMLELTVWDQPRSPEEDSIFMGEILIELETALLDDKPHWYPLQTHDISSIPLPQPSPYLPRRHAHMDAPGKKLQRSQRLSEPEFDEGTAIVPKADGRGRDRQQEPTSTLEVPEQQRTPVHHIRSRSVSPHREQQGRIRSRPPNIPAQRSLDDELPHNRRSRSPNRYYDAARGRRQEEDYLDESEVIMIHHSMRGKSAECLHISDLQPPLDRVRSASANCLSPGIHVPSPESERKSLSYSLPRRRAASPRILIQHASPEDDRQPRTLEIPEYRAPTGKLSEGSRGHLQGGSSFSSSVAASAARRVRQLPQLPPKSSTVEQALVAEECVRQLQRKVHSNRGPAVSASSQQDLDRSLKNKQELYKDQRRSSENVSHKSSDSDVSDVSAISRTSSASRISSTSYMSIQSERPRGRFSRAMRATGRHMMKSTSVSGEIYGMEHADGSQSDTALGSLGRGIKKRRSSLSQRVVAILPSRRSRSTSQLSQTEAAGKPVKRQKEASACKKSGKAGSSIQRSVETGMAVEYPRGGSAMNRQASRESTDGSMNSYSSEGNLIFSGMRLGADSQFSDFLDGLGPGQLVGRQTLATPAMGDVQIGLMDKKGQLEVEVIRARGLTPKPGSKSLPAPYVKVYLLDNGTCKAKKKTKIARKTLEPLYQQHLLFEESPQGKVLQVIVWGDYGRLDHKCFMGVAQILLEELDLSSTVIGWYKLFPPSSLVDPTLAPLTRLASQTSLDSSGPTSANRS; encoded by the exons ATGTTCGCCTCGGTGGGCCCGCGGGGCGGCCCGCGCCCACCCGTCGCCCCGACCATCCCGGAGCCGGACCTGAGCCATCTGAcggaagatgagaggaagatCATCATGGCTGTTCTGGCTCGGCAACGTGAGGAAGAGGCGAAGGATGAGGCCATGTTAAA AGAAGAGAAGCCCATCCAAGCGAGGACGGTGAACCTTGTTGGGCAGAAGAAACCTCTGCAGCAAAATGATGTACG AGGTGTCCAGCAGCAGTTGTCCAGCTACAGGGAGACGGTGATCCGGCAAGCCACGGTGACGGCGAGCTCGGCCGCTCACCGGGACGACGCCCCGACCTGCGGCATCTGCCGCAAGACCAAGTTTGCGGACGGCTGCGGGAATCTGTGTTCGTACTGCCAGACCAAGTTCTGTGCCCGCTGTGGGGGCCGAGTCTCCCTGAGATCGAACACG gTGATATGGGTATGTAATAACTGTCGAAAGCAGCAGGAGATCCTGACCAAACCGGGTGACTGGTTCACCGGTCCTGCAGGGAAACCTCCTGGCCTTGGTTCAGCCGTTAGCGAGCCATCCGTGTGCCAAGTTCCCGGAGACAAAAAGCTCCGTTCTCGCTCCCAAGCGCCCTCGACGACAGCATTGCAAGACCCCAGCCAGCCTGGAATGGTACCCGGCACTGATACCCGGTCACGTAGCGAGCCACCACGAGACAT GACTAGAggcggtggaggagcaggtcGTGGAGAGTCCAGGCCCGGTCAGCCTAGACTGCAGACCCAGGTGTCCATGGATCGGGACCTCCGAGGGGAGtccagggagaggagggaaagccGGCGGTTGACAAAGGGACGTTCTCTAGAGCACGATCCTGTTGGAACGGGAGGTGGAGTGAGACGGACAGAAGAGAGGGGCTACCACCACATGGACCACAGCAGTGTCCCTCCTCGTGAAGTAGGGCCGGTCCCTCCTGGAGGCAGGGGCTACCCTGTGGCCGTGCAGGGTCGTGGCATGGGTGTAGCAGGGGAGAGTGGGAATGGTGTACGCCCTGGTCAGAGGACACTGGGTGGGGTTGTCGGGCCACATGAACACTCATTTGCTCaaaaagctcctcctcctgaactcAGAGAGCCTTCTGCTTCAGGCCCAGGTTCAGCCTCCGGCCAAGGGCCTGTAGTGAAACGGACCAAACGGGAAAAGGCTGAGAGCATGCTTCGCAATGACTCACTAAGCTCTGATCAGTCAGAATCTCTGCGCCCACCACCACCGAGGCCCTACAAGTCAAAGCGAGGGCTGGGGGCAGGAGGGAAGAGGCAAACCAGCGTCAGTagttcagaggaggagggaggaacaaCACCCGAGTACAGCAGCTGTGAGGACGCCGAGATCGATAGTGTCAGCGAGAGag GCGACTGGGAGTGCTACCCACATGACCCCACTGTATGGCAT CACCCGGGGACATGGCAGCCGTCAAAGGAGGGAGATCATTTGATTGGACGAATCACTCTCAGCAAGAGAAGCGCCGCTATGCCAAAAGAAGCTGGAGCCATgctggggttaaag GTTGTGGGAGGCAGAATCACAGAGTCAGGGAGATTAGGTGCCTTCATCACTAAAGTCAAGAAGGGAAGCCTGGCAGATGTGGTGGGACATCTCAGAGCTG gAGATGAAGTTTTACAGTGGAACGGGAAACTGTTACCCGGAGCGACCATGAAGGAAGTTTACGATATCATCCTGGAGTCTCAAGCTGAACCTCAAGTGGAGCTGGTGGTCTCCAGACCGATTGG GGTGTATAGAAAATATCA TGATATCCCAAGAATCCCCGACACGTCCCACCCTCCGTTAGAATCTA CAGGTTCCAGTTCTTTTGAGTCCCAGAAGATGGACCGACCGACTGTAAATGTGCTGTCTCCTTCCAGCCCAGGGAAGCTCCAGAATGCTCTGCAGCTAATGCCGGGGCGACTCTCG GTGAAGCTGTGGTATGACAAAGTTGGCCACCAGCTAACCGTCAACGTGCTTCAGGCTGTAGAGCTCCCTCTGCGGCCTGACGGACGGCCCAGAAGCGCTTATGTCAAAATATACTTCCTTCCCGACCGCAG CGACAAGAGCAAACGGAGGACGAAAACAGTGAAGAAGACCTGCGAGCCCAAATGGAACCAGACGTTTGTCTACACTCACGTCCATCGCAGGGATTTCCGCAACCACATGCTGGAGCTGACTGTATGGGACCAACCCAGGTCACCAGAGGAAGACAGCATCTTCATGGGAGAG ATCCTGATAGAGTTGGAGACGGCCTTACTGGACGACAAGCCTCACTGGTATCCCCTCCAAACCCACGATATTTCATCCATACCTCTACCCCAGCCCTCCCCGTACCTCCCACGGCGACACGCGCACATGGACGCCCCTGGCAAGAAGCTGCAGC GTTCTCAGCGCCTTTCAGAGCCTGAATTTGATGAGGGTACAGCAATAGTGCCTAAAG CTGATGGGCGTGGCAGGGACAGGCAACAGGAGCCCACGTCCACCCTGGAGGTGCcggagcagcagaggacaccCGTCCACCACATACGCTCTCGCTCCGTGTCACCGCACCGCGAGCAGCAGGGACGAATCCGCTCACGCCCCCCAAACATTCCAGCCCAAAG GAGTCTGGATGACGAGCTTCCTCACAATCGTCGATCTCGTTCTCCGAATCGCTACTATGACGCAGCCAGGGGTCGTCGCCAAGAGGAAGACTACCTGGATGAAAG TGAGGTCATCATGATCCACCACTCAATGCGAGGCAAAAGTGCTGAGTGCCTTCACATCAG TGATCTGCAACCCCCCCTGGACAGGGTTAGGAGCGCTAGTGCCAACTGTCTGAGCCCAGGCATTCATGTCCCCTCACCAGAGAGTGAAAG AAAATCTTTATCCTATTCCCTGCCCCGGAGACGCGCAGCAAGTCCCAGGATTCTTATCCAGCATGCTTCCCCTGAAGATGACAG GCAGCCTCGGACTCTGGAAATACCTGAGTATCGGGCTCCGACAGGGAAACTCTCTGAGGGTAGCAG GGGCCACCTGCAAGGTGGttcatctttttcctcctcagtgGCAGCTTCTGCAGCACGCAGAGTGAGGCAACTCCCCCAGCTCCCCCCAAAGAGCAGCACTGTAGAACAAG cCTTGGTAGCAGAGGAGTGTGTTCGCCAGCTCCAGAGGAAGGTTCATTCCAATCGGGGGCCAGCTGTCAGCGCCTCAAGCCAACAGGACCTGGACCGATCCCTCAAGAACAAACAGGAG CTCTACAAAGAccagaggaggagcagtgagAATGTTTCCCATAAATCCTCAGACAGTGATGTCAGCGATGTGTCAGCCATCTCTCGAACCAGCAGTGCCTCTCGCATCAGTAGCACCAGCTACATGTCCATTCAATCGGAGAGACCCCGAGGACGCTTCAG CAGGGCCATGCGTGCAACAGGCCGCCACATGATGAAGAGCACCAGCGTGAGCGGTGAGATCTACGGCATGGAACACGCCGACGGCAGCCAGTCGGACACGGCTCTCGGGAGTCTGGGCCGCGGCATCAAGAAGCGGCGCTCGAGCCTCAGCCAGCGCGTCGTTGCCATCCTCCCATCGAGGCGCAGCCGGAGCACGTCGCAACTCAGCCAGACAG AGGCGGCGGGTAAGCCGGTGAAGAGACAGAAAG AAGCATCTGCGTGTAAGAAGTCGGGCAAGGCTGGGAGCAGCATCCAGAGGAGCGTGGAGACGGGCATGGCGGTGGAGTATCCGCGGGGTGGCTCCGCCATGAACAGGCAGGCCAGCAGGGAGTCGACCGACGGCAGCATGAACAGCTACAGCTCTGAGGGGAA TTTGATTTTCTCAGGTATGCGTCTGGGGGCCGACAGTCAGTTCAGCGACTTCCTGGATGGTTTAGGACCGGGTCAGCTGGTCGGCCGGCAAACGCTGGCAACGCCTGCTATGG GTGATGTTCAGATCGGTTTGATGGACAAGAAAggccagctggaggtggaggtgatcAGGGCACGAGGCCTTACCCCCAAACCGGGCTCCAAATCCCTCCCAG CTCCCTATGTCAAGGTGTACCTGCTGGATAACGGTACATGTAAAGCCAAAAAGAAAACCAAGATTGCACGAAAGACCCTGGAGCCTCTCTaccagcagcacctgctctTTGAAGAGAGTCCTCAGGGGAAGGTGCTTCAG GTGATAGTGTGGGGCGACTATGGACGACTGGACCACAAATGTTTTATGGGTGTAGCACAGATTCtgttggaggagctggaccTCTCGAGCACGGTGATTGGCTGGTACAAACTGTTTCCACCGTCCTCATTGGTGGACCCTACTTTAGCGCCGCTCACACGGCTGGCGTCTCAGACGTCCTTGGACAGCTCAGGACCAACGTCGGCCAATCGGTCCTag